One stretch of Chloroflexota bacterium DNA includes these proteins:
- a CDS encoding GyrI-like domain-containing protein, giving the protein MEQAFETKRVEAQHILTIRATTTADKLPELLGAHFGEVYAHIQQNGQQPSGMPFSRYFAMEGATVDFECGMPVAAPIAGAGRVQAGELPACTAATVTHMGPYDDLPKSWNALLSWMGSQGIEPAGPPWEVYVTDPGAEPDQSKWRTDIFFPVR; this is encoded by the coding sequence ATGGAGCAGGCATTCGAGACCAAGCGGGTCGAGGCGCAGCACATCCTGACCATCCGCGCAACGACCACGGCCGACAAGCTCCCGGAGCTGCTGGGCGCCCATTTCGGCGAGGTCTACGCGCACATCCAGCAGAACGGGCAGCAGCCCTCCGGCATGCCCTTCTCCCGCTACTTCGCGATGGAGGGGGCCACCGTCGACTTCGAGTGCGGCATGCCCGTCGCTGCGCCCATCGCGGGCGCGGGCCGCGTCCAGGCTGGCGAGCTGCCCGCCTGCACCGCCGCCACCGTCACCCACATGGGCCCCTACGATGACCTGCCGAAGTCGTGGAACGCTCTCCTGTCGTGGATGGGGTCGCAGGGGATCGAGCCCGCCGGCCCGCCCTGGGAGGTCTACGTCACCGACCCCGGCGCCGAGCCCGACCAATCGAAGTGGCGCACAGACATCTTCTTCCCCGTGCGCTGA